Part of the Pristiophorus japonicus isolate sPriJap1 chromosome 11, sPriJap1.hap1, whole genome shotgun sequence genome is shown below.
ACCACACAGGGTAACTACCACGGTTTTCTGAAAAAAACATGTGTTTTCTGTGTTCCCCTTTGTGGCAAGGTGAACAGTTCGTACAATGTGATAGGGCAGAAAACTGGTTAGAAATATAACCATTACAATAATAATCATGGCAATAGCTTTTCTGTGGGAGCTATTTTGCTTGTGATGCTTTGCCTTTGAGGTTAGCAAGGTTTTAACAACAAATATGTAACAGATGGTGATAGTAAAGAAGGGAATAATGCAGCCCACGACCAGGGAAATTAAATTCATGACATATATATTAGAGTGAGTCTCATCTTTGGGATCAAAGCATTTTGTTACATTATTTTCATTTGTGTAACTACCGTTTTTCAGAAAAGGACTGGCTAGTACTCCCACAAACACCCATATTGAGATGCATATGATTTGCACATTTTTGATACTTCTATACTTCAAACCTTTAAATGGATGAACTATGGCAAAGTAGCGCAAGATGCTCATCAGAGTCAGAAAGTAGATGCTGCAGTACATGTTCAAATACAGGGCATAAGAAAGGAATGCGCAGAAGTGATTAGAAAGGTTCCAAGTTCTGCCTTGCCAATAATAGTGCACGCGCCAAGGTAACGTGCACACAAACAGCAGATCTGCGATTGCCAGGTTCACCATGACAACGCTCGATGCAGTCTTCCTTTTGTATAGCTTTAGGAATACATATAAACAGAAAATATTTTCAATAGATCCCAAAATAAATACAATGATGTAAGTTGGCGGGTAGGCGTTAGTTTTGAAGTCGTCGATGTCCCCACACGAGTCACTGTCCGGGAATTTGGTGCCATTCATTCTCTTCTTTGAGGAAATCTGCGCACTTGGGCGTTTCTGGAGAAGGAAACCACTAAATTTAGTGACAGAAAATGGAAAAGTTAAACAGATGTACACATCGCCTTGATTTAAAATTGTGAGTGTAACATGCTTTGATTACATTCACAGCCACTTGAGCATAATTAATGGCATTATTCTTCCTTTCATTGCCATCTTTCAAAAGTCAATGTTTAGGTTGTTTTGATATTTTTATGCAAAATAAAAAGTACACAGTCCTATTAATGGCTTCCTGGCTTTGTAACCTTAGCCCGCTTCCATCAAAGGACAGGAATAAGAGTGAAGGTCATAAAATGTTGTCCAA
Proteins encoded:
- the LOC139275846 gene encoding cysteinyl leukotriene receptor 2-like codes for the protein MNGTKFPDSDSCGDIDDFKTNAYPPTYIIVFILGSIENIFCLYVFLKLYKRKTASSVVMVNLAIADLLFVCTLPWRVHYYWQGRTWNLSNHFCAFLSYALYLNMYCSIYFLTLMSILRYFAIVHPFKGLKYRSIKNVQIICISIWVFVGVLASPFLKNGSYTNENNVTKCFDPKDETHSNIYVMNLISLVVGCIIPFFTITICYIFVVKTLLTSKAKHHKQNSSHRKAIAMIIIVMVIFLTSFLPYHIVRTVHLATKGNTENTCFFQKTVVVTLCGAVINSCLDPLLYYFAAETFRGKLKNSQRIPLGGTLALVHQT